A region of Cucumis melo cultivar AY chromosome 2, USDA_Cmelo_AY_1.0, whole genome shotgun sequence DNA encodes the following proteins:
- the LOC127147514 gene encoding uncharacterized protein LOC127147514, with the protein MSYRRSNFMETDDMFLQFEEDLDNIAGGSSSVGDNTGSSSQQTTPTPRRRAQSRLLELERHVAINGRIPMTIAPGAKKPISPHAVRFSQAIGVCVRKTFPIRCLKWADVGREYIERLFVLDFNDQTMNRFVEHQMLTTFKEFQADCHRHFKKYSDSEEARANPPNALVGRDEDWHFLCNHYISRAFQEQSRTNKVARQKQPYNHSSGSKSFLQ; encoded by the exons atgtcatatcgacgatcaaattttatggagacggacgatatgttcctccagtttgaggaggatttagataacattgcgggagggtcgtcatctgtgggcgacaatacgg ggtcttcttctcaacaaacgactccgactcctaggagacgtgcgcagtctcgactcttggagttagagcgccacgttgcaataaatgggcgcattccgatgacgatcgcccctggagcgaagaaacctatttctccacacgccgttcgcttcagccaggcgataggcgtgtgcgtgcgaaagacatttcccatccgctgtcttaagtgggcggacgttgggagagaatacattgag cgattgtttgtgcttgatttcaatgatcaaacaatgaacaggtttgttgagcatcagatgctcacaacctttaaagagttccaggccgactgtcatagacatttcaaaaagtacagcgactcggaggaggctcgtgccaacccaccaaacgcattggttggacgtgatgaggattggcacttcctctgcaACCATTATATcagtcgtgcattccag gagcaatcacggacaaacaaggttgctagacagaagcagccttacaatcatagtagtgggtccaagtcgtttctacaatga